Proteins encoded in a region of the Hemiscyllium ocellatum isolate sHemOce1 chromosome 10, sHemOce1.pat.X.cur, whole genome shotgun sequence genome:
- the LOC132819725 gene encoding cytochrome c oxidase subunit 7A-related protein, mitochondrial, whose amino-acid sequence MDPAGCLFCRRSVPTSGLNMFYKFNGFTQRLSGGAGPVAYCPQGLKPLVSTETPTMIFATPTKPISELEGGGMHFLGRNKVPDFQQMFQKPDGLPVHLKRGVPDRLLYRTTMALTIGGTIYCLIALFLAAQPKKHN is encoded by the exons ATGGACCCTGCTGGATGCCTTTTCTGTCGCAGGAGTGTCCCGACGTCAGGGCTGAACATGTTCTATAAGTTTAACGGATTCACGCAGAGACTGAGTGGTGGGGCTGGGCCTGTGGCCTATTGCCCGCAG GGGTTGAAGCCTCTAGTTTCCACAGAAACTCCCACTATGATTTTTGCTACACCCACAAAACCCATATCTGAATTGGAAGGAGGAGGAATGCACTTCTTAGGACGGAATAAGGTGCCTGATTTCCAGCAAATGTTTCAG AAGCCAGATGGTTTGCCAGTACATTTAAAGCGAGGTGTCCCTGATCGACTACTATACAGGACTACAATGGCTTTGACGATTGGCGGGACCATTTACTGCTTGATAGCGCTCTTTCTGGCAGCCCAGCCCAAAAAACACAACTGA